Proteins from a single region of Syngnathus typhle isolate RoL2023-S1 ecotype Sweden linkage group LG10, RoL_Styp_1.0, whole genome shotgun sequence:
- the si:dkeyp-69b9.6 gene encoding uncharacterized protein si:dkeyp-69b9.6 isoform X1, with translation MSAPPPPPLQQQPSSSQSSRSKSSKMSSNSSSSHSSSYPQFLRSFHPTEAALAQEQLHPGVGRFEHFAGGSSSSVSAGGLGGLVTSAPPPPPPLHPGLSVPQASSGPSSSSPSPSTSVATSNNLASSSAVSSLGHQLVGAQSDARSLHQQFSCMLAANQYFLSGVPANASLEQFLVQQGSHNHLGIGLGQSGGEPSTSLAPPPALHSSHSHSHSASQSQQAPQQPPQQQQLAPHTLSHPHSHSHPHHPLHPGSQPSSLGGFDFQGIPVLSSNQIASLMQQEAGLPLPLPLHLSLSKDDAKAESAGNGTGGGGSSSSSGSTSSSRRKKAMAGYLPQRKSESTSNGPSGHSNPSTGSSNGALSHSQPPALIGSGVGLPNMGGDPSSLLASSSSSSVVSSSSSSAPSSSAASVLVTNESHLSKSDNLSSMQANATESDTESIYSCGECGKSFPHLSSLRRHMRMHEPTAAGTSKSTTTGPNPIHIKSQSDPSLPHSTQETPQPMSNCCPSPDKIFHCPDCGKGFKKKGHLLQHGVLHSSARPYGCSTCSRAFNRRESLTRHEKIHEEKPFRCPACGRAFRESTSLLNHAASGTCGKPGRGPKQRGSKTGSDGEDRIAGGSGGGNGGGGTYPSNRGVIYGKSEEKEGIIIVGEGEQKSGLGCDLFQSARGGNSNDRDRTDGKYPTDYSRNRYTGYHEDHRSQGNPSPCYSGASPCGSGMAGPALRKAPLAPTLHPHSQSHNQHHHPQQQPHLPLSSLLDDSEDDVTSSVNNAISAITAATGNRDDRGDIIGGLLGGLGLGPLGSPSTSSMDKNFRGGGNQEALSNNSQNPAAKPKRPRKPRAKKDPAADGQPPKRRQYTPRMGTSGLPRTHLCSVCGKGFARRETLRRHDRIHTGEKPHHCTVCGKYFREAFHLSKHQTVHSGAKNYKCGICGKEFGYSQSLRRHSKLHQKGEMEEVPTTPAPENMNSFNPNPQCSVTQDGNQNQVPSTSSYYSYPQDVKPQDTQPHPQPPPRLYTCAICWKSFRHHFHLTAHHQTVHEGSPSTGSPAANRPTPKKAAAALQTTGEGAT, from the exons ATGAGtgcccctcctcccccacctttACAACAGCAGCCTTCCTCGTCTCAGAGCTCTCGTTCAAAGTCAAGCAAGatgagcagcaacagcagctcaaGCCATTCTTCGAGCTACCCACAGTTCCTGCGCTCTTTCCACCCGACTGAGGCAGCACTAGCGCAGGAGCAGTTGCACCCAGGTGTAGGCCGCTTTGAGCACTTTGCCGGAGGAAGTAGCAGTAGTGTGAGTGCTGGGGGATTAGGAGGATTAGTAACATCCGCAcctccacccccacctcctctgCATCCCGGCCTCTCTGTCCCCCAAGCCTCATCCGGCCCCTCTTCGTCCTCCCCTTCCCCTTCAACCTCTGTGGCCACCTCTAACAACCTCGCTAGCAGCAGTGCAGTCAGTTCTCTGGGACACCAGTTGGTTGGGGCCCAGTCTGATGCACGGAGCCTTCACCAACAGTTTAGTTGCATGCTCGCCGCTAATCAGTATTTCCTCTCCGGGGTGCCTGCTAATGCTAGTTTAGAGCAGTTTCTCGTTCAACAGGGTAGCCATAACCACTTGGGGATCGGTTTAGGTCAGAGCGGTGGGGAGCCGAGTACTAGCCTTGCTCCGCCCCCTGCGCTTCATTCCTCTCACTCGCATAGCCACTCCGCTTCTCAATCACAGCAGGCTCCGCAGCAGCCGCCCCAGCAGCAACAGCTTGCGCCTCACACCCTATCTCATCCTCACTCCCATTCTCATCCTCACCACCCGCTCCACCCTGGGTCCCAGCCCTCATCGCTGGGCGGCTTTGACTTTCAAGGCATCCCCGTCCTCTCGTCAAATCAAATAGCCTCGCTGATGCAGCAGGAAGCGGGTTTGCCGCTTCCTCTGCCACTTCATTTATCCTTGTCTAAGGATGACGCGAAAGCGGAAAGCGCAGGTAACGGaacaggcggcggcggcagtaGCAGTAGTAGCGGCAGCACCAGTAGCAGTAGGAGGAAGAAAGCGATGGCTGGCTATCTGCCCCAGAGAAAATCTGAAAGCACTAGCAACGGTCCCAGCGGCCACAGTAATCCTAGCACGGGTAGTAGCAACGGCGCACTTAGTCATAGTCAGCCCCCAGCTTTAATTGGAAGTGGGGTGGGCTTGCCAAATATGGGCGGAGACCCGTCATCCCTGCTTgcctcatcttcatcctcatcagtagtttcttcttcttcttcctctgctCCCTCTTCCTCCGCTGCCTCAGTGCTGGTTACTAACGAGTCTCACCTTTCTAAATCGGATAACTTGAGCTCAATGCAAGCTAACGCCACCGAATCTGACACCGAGTCAATTTATAGCTGTGGCGAGTGTGGCAAAAGCTTCCCTCACCTTTCGAGCCTTCGCAGGCATATGCGTATGCATGAGCCAACCGCAGCTGGCACTAGCAAATCGACCACTACTGGCCCAAATCCCATTCACATTAAAAGTCAGTCAGACCCGAGCCTCCCCCATTCGACCCAAGAAACTCCTCAGCCCATGTCCAATTGTTGCCCTAGCCCAGACAAAATATTTCACTGCCCCGATTGTGGCAAAGGCTTTAAGAAAAAAGGTCACCTCCTGCAACACGGTGTCCTACACTCTTCAGCCCGCCCATATGGCTGCTCCACCTGCTCTCGGGCTTTTAATCGTAGAGAGTCACTGACACGGCATGAGAAGATACATGAGGAAAAGCCATTCCGATGTCCTGCCTGTGGTCGTGCCTTCCGTGAGAGCACCTCTCTACTCAACCACGCTGCCTCAGGCACCTGCGGCAAGCCAGGTAGGGGACCCAAACAACGAGGCAGCAAGACAGGAAGCGACGGTGAGGACAGAATAGCGGGAGGGAGCGGAGGAGGTAACGGAGGAGGGGGAACTTATCCGAGCAATAGGGGGGTCATTTATGGGAAAAGTGAGGAGAAGGAGGGTATAATCATTGTTGGGGAAGGAGAGCAAAAATCAGGGTTAGGATGTGATCTGTTTCAGTCTGCAAGGGGAGGGAATTCAAATGACAGGGACAGAACCGATGGTAAATACCCCACTGACTACTCTCGGAATCGTTACACAGGCTACCATGAAGACCACCGTTCTCAAGGTAATCCATCTCCGTGCTACTCTGGTGCCTCCCCCTGTGGAAGCGGGATGGCCGGCCCAGCTCTGAGAAAGGCGCCCCTGGCCCCAACCCTGCACCCGCACTCTCAGAGTCACAACCAGCACCATCATCCGCAGCAACAGCCCCACCTGCCCCTCTCCTCGCTACTGGATGACTCGGAGGATGATGTCACTAGCTCCGTCAATAATGCCATCTCTGCCATCACCGCGGCAACCGGAAATAGAGATGACAGGGGAGACATCATAGGAGGTCTCCTCGGCGGTCTTGGTCTAGGCCCCCTGGGTTCACCGTCAACATCGAGCATGGATAAGAATTTCCGAGGCGGCGGGAACCAAGAGGCGTTGAGCAACAATTCGCAGAATCCCGCCGCAAAGCCCAAGCGTCCCCGCAAACCCAGAGCCAAGAAAGatccggcagctgacgggcagCCCCCGAAGCGTAGGCAGTACACTCCCAGAATGGGAACCAGCGGGCTCCCACGCACTCACCTCTGCAGTGTCTGCGGCAAGGGTTTCGCACGCCGCGAGACTCTACGCCGGCACGACCGCATACATACCGGCGAGAAGCCTCATCACTGCACTGTTTGTGGAAAGTATTTCAGGGAGGCTTTCCACCTGAGCAAGCACCAAACGGTTCACTCTGGGGCTAAGAATTACAAATGCGGCATTTGTGGGAAGGAGTTTGGCTACTCCCAGAGTCTCAGGAGGCACAGCAAGCTCCACCAGAAAGGGGAGATGGAAGAAGTGCCAACGACACCAGCGCCAGAGAATATGAACAGCTTTAATCCCAACCCCCAGTGCAGCGTGACCCAAGACGGCAACCAGAACCAAGTACCGAGCACCTCCTCCTATTACTCCTACCCTCAAGATGTCAAGCCTCAAGATACCCAGCCGCATCCGCAGCCCCCGCCTCGTCTTTACACCTGCGCTATCTGCTGGAAGTCGTTCCGCCACCACTTCCATCTGACCGCCCATCACCAGACGGTTCACGAAG GCAGTCCCAGCACGGGATCACCCGCGGCGAACCGTCCAACCCCCAAGAAGGCAGCAGCGGCTCTGCAGACAACAGGGGAGGGAGCGACGTGA
- the dbpb gene encoding D site albumin promoter binding protein b has product MSRQLTQLPTPDLPAGASPQFGSCTQPAVSLTGGHLNSMTGLKSLLQHPMKGDQRLRSPCDLKDKERSMDMDEDSMGVCSMRNTSGIGNGGSGGSTGCNGGSTGGNGGGNFNQFLGPLLWDRTLPADGGLFQLQYMDLEEFLTENGMGSMHSNNSSSSAQIPSQSSQSAVPNQSSQCLPPPSPPGSSSPSPSSSSSPSLIGLEVAQPQSLTGGNDCLHGSQTSMNESCESPSSLSSSPSSSCPPLLTPTSAGPDAVGIFDMDPSDVVLSNGPGQQNFDPRQTFSEEELKPQPMVKKARKILVPDNMKDEKYWSRRYKNNEAAKRSRDARRLKENQISVRAAYLERENAALRQEVAEMRKELGRCRNILSKYENRLADQ; this is encoded by the exons ATGTCCAGGCAGCTCACACAGCTCCCCACTCCGGACCTGCCCGCAGGCGCTAGCCCACAGTTTGGGAGTTGTACCCAGCCGGCGGTTTCCCTCACCGGGGGGCACCTCAACTCCATGACGGGTCTCAAATCCCTCCTGCAACATCCCATGAAGGGGGACCAGCGCTTGAGAAGCCCTTGTGATCTCAAAG ACAAAGAACGATCAATGGACATGGATGAAGACTCTATGGGAGTGTGCTCCATGAGGAACACGTCTGGAATAGGCAACGGCGGCAGTGGCGGCAGTACCGGATGCAATGgcggaagtacaggcggcaacGGAGGGGGCAATTTCAACCAGTTCCTCGGCCCTCTCTTGTGGGATCGCACCCTCCCAGCGGACGGTGGCCTCTTCCAACTGCAGTACATGGACTTGGAGGAATTTCTGACCGAAAACGGAATGGGCAGTATGCACAGCAACAACAGCTCCAGTTCGGCCCAGATCCCCTCTCAGAGCTCCCAGTCGGCTGTGCCCAACCAGAGCTCCCAGTGCCTACCGCCCCCATCCCCGCCTGGCTCTTCATCGCCGTCGCCCTCGTCTTCGTCCTCGCCGTCCCTGATCGGTTTGGAGGTGGCGCAGCCGCAGAGCCTCACCGGAGGAAACGACTGCCTTCACG GGAGCCAGACGAGTATGAACGAATCGTGCGAGTCGCCATCCTCTTTGTCCTCCTCGCCGTCGTCCTCGTGCCCGCCGTTGCTGACGCCCACGAGCGCTGGGCCGGATGCAGTAGGAATCTTCGATATGGATCCGTCAGATGTCGTTTTGTCCAACGGCCCAGGCCAGCAGAACTTTGACCCCAGGCAGACTTTCAGCGAAGAGGAACTGAAACCGCAGCCCATGGTGAAGAAGGCACGCAAGATCCTGGTGCCTGATAACATGAAG GACGAGAAATACTGGAGCAGGAGATACAAGAACAACGAAGCGGCAAAGCGCTCGCGGGACGCGCGGCGCCTCAAGGAGAACCAAATTTCGGTGCGCGCCGCCTACCTGGAACGAGAGAACGCCGCCCTACGGCAGGAAGTGGCCGAGATGCGCAAGGAACTGGGCCGCTGCCGTAACATCCTGAGCAAATATGAGAACCGTCTGGCCGACCAGTGA
- the si:dkeyp-69b9.6 gene encoding zinc finger protein 865 isoform X2 yields MFQFGKYNLDIIEMLSGHQAHQFKGLGLDRQLQHQQQVQLHQHQLQQQQQQAESSGALLSGLGLGPLQGSRGYHEDHRSQGNPSPCYSGASPCGSGMAGPALRKAPLAPTLHPHSQSHNQHHHPQQQPHLPLSSLLDDSEDDVTSSVNNAISAITAATGNRDDRGDIIGGLLGGLGLGPLGSPSTSSMDKNFRGGGNQEALSNNSQNPAAKPKRPRKPRAKKDPAADGQPPKRRQYTPRMGTSGLPRTHLCSVCGKGFARRETLRRHDRIHTGEKPHHCTVCGKYFREAFHLSKHQTVHSGAKNYKCGICGKEFGYSQSLRRHSKLHQKGEMEEVPTTPAPENMNSFNPNPQCSVTQDGNQNQVPSTSSYYSYPQDVKPQDTQPHPQPPPRLYTCAICWKSFRHHFHLTAHHQTVHEGGGEKHFCCEVCGKAFAYSNSLTRHRQSQHGITRGEPSNPQEGSSGSADNRGGSDVNQSTSESEAATNTLLQMAPAADNHGAPSLNVVAHGHQQAPPQPPAGYSPLFYDATAAQSSASGAPSYSQPLPPNSTIMPPHHPHSPAGVKGEHIYPAGSRSRTLHTTAPFQPLTELPSTEHHHLHHHHHHPHHHHHPHHQSGAQPQHHLDCSNQLPHDEIRRHKKKKKKSDKRDWQENKYESQDLVRFDGSHKKRKISCTVRGQSKKKQGSLRLTIRRGEGSGGGGYKLVNTGGVKVQILSSLKVPVKRFGCPICPSSVFSRKAGLLVHMAIRHPQKAKPTRERLQCCVCGKQSQRPLAAFVHRAFHRARGTFSCQYCAARFWNAILLQRHKGSCSRTAKRARQADSKKPTLLKRPAERPTRDGQGDVPYHLLGSYRY; encoded by the exons ATGTTCCAGTTTGGAAAATACAATTTGGACATTATAGAGATGTTAAGTGGGCACCAGGCCCACCAGTTCAAAGGCCTTGGGTTAGACCGACAActgcagcatcagcagcaaGTGCAACTCCACCAGCACcaactccagcagcagcagcagcaagccgAGTCGTCTGGAGCTCTTCTGTCTGGACTTGGCTTGGGCCCCCTGCAGGGGTCAAGAG GCTACCATGAAGACCACCGTTCTCAAGGTAATCCATCTCCGTGCTACTCTGGTGCCTCCCCCTGTGGAAGCGGGATGGCCGGCCCAGCTCTGAGAAAGGCGCCCCTGGCCCCAACCCTGCACCCGCACTCTCAGAGTCACAACCAGCACCATCATCCGCAGCAACAGCCCCACCTGCCCCTCTCCTCGCTACTGGATGACTCGGAGGATGATGTCACTAGCTCCGTCAATAATGCCATCTCTGCCATCACCGCGGCAACCGGAAATAGAGATGACAGGGGAGACATCATAGGAGGTCTCCTCGGCGGTCTTGGTCTAGGCCCCCTGGGTTCACCGTCAACATCGAGCATGGATAAGAATTTCCGAGGCGGCGGGAACCAAGAGGCGTTGAGCAACAATTCGCAGAATCCCGCCGCAAAGCCCAAGCGTCCCCGCAAACCCAGAGCCAAGAAAGatccggcagctgacgggcagCCCCCGAAGCGTAGGCAGTACACTCCCAGAATGGGAACCAGCGGGCTCCCACGCACTCACCTCTGCAGTGTCTGCGGCAAGGGTTTCGCACGCCGCGAGACTCTACGCCGGCACGACCGCATACATACCGGCGAGAAGCCTCATCACTGCACTGTTTGTGGAAAGTATTTCAGGGAGGCTTTCCACCTGAGCAAGCACCAAACGGTTCACTCTGGGGCTAAGAATTACAAATGCGGCATTTGTGGGAAGGAGTTTGGCTACTCCCAGAGTCTCAGGAGGCACAGCAAGCTCCACCAGAAAGGGGAGATGGAAGAAGTGCCAACGACACCAGCGCCAGAGAATATGAACAGCTTTAATCCCAACCCCCAGTGCAGCGTGACCCAAGACGGCAACCAGAACCAAGTACCGAGCACCTCCTCCTATTACTCCTACCCTCAAGATGTCAAGCCTCAAGATACCCAGCCGCATCCGCAGCCCCCGCCTCGTCTTTACACCTGCGCTATCTGCTGGAAGTCGTTCCGCCACCACTTCCATCTGACCGCCCATCACCAGACGGTTCACGAAGGTGGGGGTGAAAAGCATTTCTGTTGCGAGGTGTGCGGAAAAGCCTTTGCTTACTCCAACAGCCTTACCCGACACAGGCAGTCCCAGCACGGGATCACCCGCGGCGAACCGTCCAACCCCCAAGAAGGCAGCAGCGGCTCTGCAGACAACAGGGGAGGGAGCGACGTGAACCAGTCGACGTCGGAGAGCGAGGCCGCCACCAACACCCTGCTGCAGATGGCCCCGGCCGCCGACAACCACGGGGCTCCAAGTCTTAACGTTGTCGCTCACGGCCACCAACAGGCGCCGCCGCAACCGCCGGCCGGTTATTCTCCCCTTTTTTACGACGCCACGGCGGCCCAGTCTTCAGCCTCCGGCGCCCCGTCTTACTCGCAGCCTCTGCCCCCCAATTCTACCATCATGCCGCCCCACCACCCGCACTCCCCGGCCGGGGTGAAAGGAGAGCACATTTATCCGGCTGGATCCCGCAGCCGTACTCTACACACCACGGCCCCGTTCCAGCCCCTCACGGAACTGCCCTCCACCGAACATCACCAtctacatcatcatcatcatcacccccaccaccaccatcatcctcatcatcagtCAGGTGCCCAGCCCCAACACCACCTCGACTGCAGCAACCAGTTGCCGCACGATGAGATCAGAcgacacaagaagaaaaaaaaaaagtccgatAAGAGAGATTGGCaggaaaataaatatgaatccCAAGACTTAGTCAGATTTGACGGGAGCCACAAGAAGAGAAAGATAAGTTGTACAGTACGAGGGCagtcaaagaaaaaacaaggcTCTCTTCGCTTGACAATTAGGCGGGGTGAAGGATCCGGTGGCGGTGGGTATAAACTTGTCAACACCGGGGGCGTGAAAGTTCAGATCCTGTCATCCTTAAAAGTTCCCGTGAAGCGTTTTGGCTGTCCTATATGTCCCAGTTCTGTGTTTTCCCGCAAAGCGGGGCTGCTAGTCCACATGGCAATTAGACACCCACAAAAAGCCAAACCCACACGAGAGCGACTTCAGTGCTGCGTATGTGGGAAGCAGTCTCAGAGGCCCCTGGCAGCTTTTGTCCATCGGGCTTTTCATCGCGCCAGAGGGACCTTCTCCTGCCAGTACTGCGCCGCTCGCTTCTGGAACGCTATCCTGCTCCAAAGGCACAAGGGTTCCTGCAGCCGCACGGCTAAAAGAGCGCGGCAGGCTGATTCTAAAAAGCCGACGCTACTAAAGAGACCAGCAGAAAGACCCACCCGAGATGGTCAGGGCGACGTGCCCTACCATCTACTGGGATCATACCGATACTGA